The window AAATGCCTATAAAAACGTATCTAACCGATGGGACACACAAGCTATATTCTTTGTCAAATGATGACAGTTCAATCGCAAATTCGAAACGGACTGGTTGATTAAAGTAGAAAAATATGTTCCAACAACGCGCTGCAGTTTTGGATTCATTGCGTCCCATCTGCTTTCCACTTAAGATACTTTGTGAACTGCTAGTGCCATTTAGAATTGGTTAACCTAAGCTATAACCCACCCTAAATATAGACAGGTTCCACTCTGAAAATAGGCAAAAAAGATTAGTTTGATAAAGACAGAGTGTATTTTTCATCAGAATCATTAAGCATTGCCTACTCAGCAAACAGGTGTTGTGGCCATAATTCATCACCATGCAGTATTCAATGTGGATTTGTTCATCTATTTAAAAAATTCCCATAGAATGGGTAGAATAAACTAAATCGAATGTCTGTATAGCGAAAATAAAACCAATTTTGGTTTGTAACCCTGAAAAAAATGGTCTTTCAACTCACCAAATTGAGCCCTGTTTAAAATGATCACTGAAAATATCTGCCTCTGGCACAAGATGTGCATCACTTCACACTGGCAACATTTTCATTTAGAAAAATATTCTGTTCTATTTTAgtcatgtttttaaaaaaaactatacaaTAGGTGTGTCTTGACTGTTATAAGGGCTGGAGAAATAAGAGTGTCTTGtctttttaccaaaaagttatattttggtttcatctgacattctcccaatcttcttctggatcatccaaatgctctctagcaaacttcagacgggcctggacatgtactggcttaagcagggggacacgtctggcactgcaggatttgagtccctggcggcgtagtgtgttactgatggtaggctttgttactttggtcccagctctctgcaggtcattcactaggtgtgattcttgtgatcattttgaccccactgggtgagatcttgcatggagccccagatctagGGAGATGATCAGTGGTCTTGTaagtcttccatttcctaataattgctcccacagttgctttcttcaaaccaagctgcttacctattgcagattcagtcttcccagcctggtgcaggtctacaattttgtttctggtgtcctttgacagctctttggtcttggccatagtggagtttggagtgtgactgtttgaggttgtggacaggtgtcttttatactgataacaagttcaaacaggtgccattaatacaggtaacgagtggaggacagaggagcctctgaaGTTACAGGTctctgagagccagaaatcttgcttgtttgtaggtgaccaaatactctttttccaccataatttgcaaataaattcattaaaaatcctacaatgtgattttctggatttattttctcattttgtctgtcatagttgaagtgtacctatgatgaaaattacaggcctctctcatctttaagtgggagaacttgcgcaattggtggctgactaaatacttttttgccccactgtacatatatatatacacacacacacacacacacacattatatataatgtatatatatatatatacacacagtgccttgcgaaagtattcggcccccttgaacttttgccacatttcaggcttcaaacataaagatataaaactgtatttttttgtgaagaatcaacaacaagtgggacacaatcatgaagtggaacgacatttattagatatttcaaacttttttaacaaatcaaaaactgaaaaattgtgtgtgcaaaattattcagcccctttactttcagtgcagcaaactctctccagaagttcagtgaggatctctgaatgatccaatgttgacctaaatgactaatgatgataaatacaatccacctgtgtgtaatcaagtctccgtataaatgcacctgcactgtgatagtctcagaggtccgttaaaagcgcagagagcatcatgaagaacaaggaacacaccaggcaggtccgagatactgttgtgaagaagtttaaagccggatttggatacaaaaagatttcccaagctttaaacatcccaaggagcactgtgcaagcgataatattgaaatggaaggagtatcagaccactgcaaatctaccaagacctggccgtccctctaaactttcagctcatacaaggagaaaactgatcagagatgcagccaagaggcccatgatcactctggatgaactgcagagatctacagctgaggtgggagactctgtccataggacaacaatcagtcgtatattgcacaaatctggcctttatggaagagtggcaagaagaaagccatttcttaaagatatccataaaaagtgtcgtttaaagtttgccacaagccacctgggagacacaccaaacatgtggaagaaggtgctctggtcagatgaaaccaaaattgaactttttggcaacaatgcaaaacgttatgtttggcgtaaaagcaacacagctcatcacactgaacacaccatccccactgtcaaacatggtggtggcagcatcatggtttgggcctgcttttcttcagcagggacagggaagatggttaaaattgatgggaagatggatggagccaaatacaggaccattctgtaagaaaacctgatggagtctgcaaaagacctgagactgggacggagatttgtcttcaacaagacaatgatccaaaacataaagcaaaatctacaatggaatggttcaaaaataaacatatccaggtgttagaatggccaagtcaaagtccagacctgaatccaatcgagaatctgtggaaagaactgaaaactgctgttcacaaatgctctccatccaacctcactgagctcgagctgttttgcaaggaggaatgggaaaaaatgtcagtctctcgatgtgcaaaactgatagagacataccccaagcgacttacagctgtaatcgcagcaaaaggtggcgctacaaagtattaacttaagggggctgaataattttgcacgcccaatttttcagtttttgatttgttaaaaaagtttgaaatatccaataaatatcattccacttcatgattgtgtcccacttgttgttgattcttcacaaaaaaatacagttttatatctttatgtttgaagcctgaaatgtggcaaaaggtcacaaagttcaagggggccgaatactttcgcaaggcactgtatatatggggCAATTTAACAATTAGGATTTGTTATCTGTAATGGTTATGATTAATTAGGCATTGGTGCGATCTGTTGGCATATAGATGAATGTACACATTTTTTCTTTCAATCGTGTAAATCGGAAAAATGTCATGCGAGTTCTCCAACAGTCTCAACATTTCTAGAATGCCCATCCCTAACATCAACTACtcacatccacccacccacctactcACATCCACCTACCTACTGAACTCATGCACTGAAGGGTTAACTTGGGGGACTGCAATattgacactgacacacacatcccACAGACAACATTGACAAACACACCTGTGCAAATATTTCAATCTACTGATCTAGGTCTATACTGTTCATCCTGTATACTGTCTCAGTCTCCACAGTTAACTTAGCATTGTTAGCTTCAAGCCTCGGAGATGACATGCTACAGACCACTCCACTTGACAGCCCTCAGAGTGAGAGGAGATAGGCCTAACaatgtgggtcaattaacctggTCAGGCTGGGGAAAGTGAGCCAGTGAGGGTTCTGTCAGGACCTGTGTTGTCATGTAGAGGGGTCAGGGCTACAACAGCAGAGCCTCTCACCTGCCCCACACTAGGCTACACAGCGCTATCTCAGCAACCGTCAAAACACACTTCCTACTAACAAGTTGTTTCAGTGCTCCTGAAAACCTGGACTTCAAATATTATgatagagaaagggaaggagagcgagagagagagaaaagaacagagagcgagagaaaagaacagagagaaaatgacaaatagagagagaaaatgtgaaaatgtgaaCGAGAAAAtgagagcgaggggagggagaaagagagcaggttGTGTGGGGGGTTTCTTAAAATATTTGCATATTTAGTTTTACTTAGGAATGTGTGCTTAAGATAAAaggtttaaatgttttcctcactgGTCTATCCCTAAAACAATCCTTGTTTTAGTTGTTTTCCACCTTCAAAATGTTGTATGTATTTTATCGCTCAAAGTGTGTCTGCCTGCGCAAGGAAGAACCAGAGaataatgttatttttttcccAAATCGTTGCGGAATAACCCTGAAATATAAAACAGTTGAACCATGTTGAAACATAACCCAGAAATTCCCAGTGAAACACATTAGGCACACAGGGTGGAGCTGGGCTGATGGAGAGAACAGCTAATGAAGCAAGAGGAGCCTGTGTCTGCCAGAGGCCTGGTGTTCAAAAGGTAGATAAGAGCCACTTCTGCCTTTGTCTGAGGGGAGGTATGTGAGGAATGCAGCCTGTTTCAGGAAACCCCTATGTGTCCCACTCTCCAGATCACTCTCACAGAAGCACACAGCCACACAAGATGGCTGCCTCATCAGACAGGGTTTCCTGGTTGGACCCAAGCAGACCCACTGGTGGGCAaagatggtagtgatgatggtcTGATGACAGGCCTGAGGGACGGGCTGCTAATTCCACACATCAACCTACCTCACCACCATGGAGTAATGACACTGGTAGAACCCACCACCATGGAGTAATGACACTGGTAGAACCCACCACCATGGAGTAATGACACTGGTAGAACCCACCACCATGGAGTAATGACACTGGTAGAACCCACCACCATGGAGTAATGACACTGGTAGAACCCACCACCATGGAGTAATGACACTGGTAGAACCCACCACCATGGAGTAATGACACTGGTAGAACCCACCACCATGGAGTAATGACACTGGTAGAACCCACCACCATGGAGTAATGACACTGGTAGAACCCACCACCATGGAGTAATGACACTGGTAGAACCCACCACCATGGAGTAATGACACTGGTAGAACCCACCACCATGGAGTAATGACACTGGTAGAACCCACCACCATGGAGTAATGACACTGGTAGAACCCACCACCATGGAGTAATGACATAGAACCCACCACCATGGAGTAATGACACTGGTAGAACCCACCACCATGGAGTAATGACACTGGTAGAACCCACCACCATGGAGTAATGACACTGGTAGAACCCACCACCATGGAACCCACCACCATGTAGTAATGACACTGGTAGAACCCACCACCATGGAGTAATGACACTGGTAGAACCCACCACCATGGAGTAATGACACTGGTAGAACCCACCACCATGGAGTAATGAACCCACCACCATGGAGTAATGACACTGGTAGAACCCACCACCATGGAGTAATGACACTGGTAGAACCCACCACCATGGAGTAATGACACTGGTAGAACCCACCACCATGGAGTAATGACACTGGTAGAACCCACCACCATGGAGTAATGACACTGGTAGAACCCACCACCATGGAGTAATGACACTGGTAGAACCCACCACCATGGAGTAATGACACTGGTAGAACCCACCACCATGGAGTAATGACACTGGTAGAACCCACCACCATGGAGTAATGACACTGGTAGAACCCACCACCATGGCGTAATGACACTGGTAGAACCCACCACCATGGCGTAATGACACTGGTAGAACCCACCACCATGGAGTAATGACACTGGTAGAACCCACCACCATGGAGTAATGACACTGGTAGAACCCACCACCATGGAGTAATGACACTGGTAGAACCCACCACCATGGAGTAATGACACTGGTAGAACCCACCACCATGGAGTAATGACACTGGTAGAACCCATCACCATGGAGTAATAACACTGGTAGAACCCACCACCATGGAGTAATGACACAGGTAGAACCCATCACCATGGAGTAATGACACTGGTAGAACCCACCACCATGGAGTAATGACACAGGTAGAACCCACCACCATGGAGTAATGACACAGGTAGAACCCACCACCATGGAGTAATGACACTGGTAGAAATGGAACATGGAACATGGAACATGGGAGTAGACTAGAGGCCTATGAACTAAGACCTCAGATGATAGACACTGACCAGTACTACACTGTGTGACAGATGGTCACTAGTCAGTCAATCTCATATAGACACTCTGCTGCTGTCAGCTGATACGATaggggggtgggtgtgtgtgtgtgtgtgtgtgtgtgtgtgtgtgtgtgtgtgtgttgtgtgttatgtgtgtcagCAGCACGGTTCTCTCACCCTCCGCAGGGCTTCTTCCTCCTCCTGGCGGTTCTCATAATGTGCAAAGTCATCAAAGATTGAGGTGGTATGCTTGAAAGTTGCGATAATTTTAAGCACTTGCTTGGCCTTCTCCAGAGGCACCTCCTGAGTGTCCCTGGAGTTGGTGACGGGCTTGTTGTCATTGTTCTCCAGCCTGATGTGCCTCAACTGGTTGTTGGGCACGTCCTTCACAAACGCCCACTTCACCTCAAACTTGCCCTTCCACTTGTCCTGAGACCAAACGCCTGCGTAGGAGTTGTAATCCACAGGCGAGCGCATCTCCGCCACGCCGCAGAAATGACCACTGCCGTTGACGCTGAACAGCAGGTAGAGGGGCCCCTTGGCCCCCAGCGAGCGGTAGGCCCCGTCCAGGCGCTTGTTGCCGTGCTCGGTGCTGCACCAGATGGAGTATTTGATTGAGCGGTGGATGTCGTCCTCAGAGTAGCTCTTGATGATGAACACACGGCCGTTCTTCAGGTTCCAGTCAAAGTCTTTGGGGTTGTAGTTGTTGAGGGCCCGCAGTTTCTCTAACACGGGGTGCACCTCCCCGGAGCAGGGAGAGGCACTGAGGGAGACCCCACCAACACCCATCCCAAAGCCTTCCGCCCCTCCCTGGTTGAAGGTGCCCCTGTTCCGAGGAGCCACCCAGCGGTTCTGGGGTGGGAGCTGGGAGTGTTGGTGTTGATGCATGGGTTGAGGGTGGCCGGGCTGGGAGGAAAAGTtctggtgggggtgggggtgttggtggGGGTGTGGGGGCCTGGGGAAATCTGCTGGGGGTGTTGGGGGACTGGAGCGACTGCAGCTGAAAGGGTTGGTGGTGCTGCTGGTGTTGGTGCTGGTGTTGGGGCTGATGTTGGGGCTGATGTTGGGGCTGATGTTGGTGGGGCAGAGGGCTCTGCAGCAGGGGCTGGCCCATCAGGGTCTGCTGCACCATGGTCTGAGGGGGCATCATGGTCTGAGCTAAGGGGGGCTTGTTGAGGGAGCCCTTATCGTCCCAGGTGCCAATGTTCATGTTGTGCTTGATGGGCGGCGGGGGAATGGTAGGGCCCCCCATCCCCATGGTGGCTTTGGGCTTGACCTTGGGCTGGGGCTTGGCCGGCTTCCTGGCGATGGCCGCCCAGGACGTGGGTTTGGGGGCTGAGGAACTAACCAACGGTGGCATGCTATTGGCCGCCATGCTACTCATGCCCCCGAGGGGCGAGCCGACAGTCTTGGTGACGGCGGCGCCCATGTCCGTTCCCAGTTTTAACCCAGTCATGCCCTGCTCGATGCTGCTCAGCACCGGGACCTTACTGAGCTGGGCGTCACTGCTGAAGCCCGCCTGTCCGTCAGTTATGGCCCTCCCCAGGGAACTAGGGGTGTAACCATAACTATTACTATAGGCATTGCTCTGTGTGGACTGGCCCTGAGAGACACTGGTGCCCCAGGTGGAATAGTCTGCGTTTCCAGGGAAGAAGTTGAAGCCATGCTGGCTGAGGAAGGGAGGGGTATTGCCCAGGGCGCCTGGCTGGCTGAACACTCCGTCAGGGATAAAGTGGTGCTCGCCATTGCTCATCTGTCCATAGGTGGTCAAGTAGGGCATGGGGGGGTCCCCTGCAGTGGACCAGGGCGCCTCTCCCAGGGAGTAAGGGAAGCCTATGGAGGGAGCATAGTAGCTGGGCATGTAGGGGTCGGACATTGGTGGGTAGCTGTTATTCTGCAGAAGGGAAGAACAGGGGTCAGTTAATGGATGACCTTAATGATAGAAGCTAAGACAAATCTTGCCCATCTCTTCAAAACCGTAACTAAGAAATAAATCAGCATTCTTCTTAAGGAGCAAGATTGGCTTTCAGTGGAAATGATAGATACCAGCTCTATCAAATGTTTCCCATAGCAACAAGAGAAGACAGCAACAGTTTTATAATAATCTGTCCGATGTGAACTCTGACAATTATTACAACAACAAGAATTTATTTTATAAGTAAATTGGCGTGGGTGATAGTGGGTTTGTTCTTGGCTACATTTCACTAGAATCCTATAAGACAAAGTAAGCTTGTCCACCCAGGCACAAGATGAACACCACCCAGTTTTCTTTTTAGTACAAAAAGAAAATCAACAATAATTCCACTATCAAAATGTCATTTTGAATacttttccatttaaaaatgagtCAGTCATCTGTCAATAGCTCCTCCTTCACGTAGACTACTATACAGTGACTTTAGATTAACACTCTATACACCTTCATATATCACTATAAGACACTATTCTGGAGGGTTCATGCCGGTTCAAAAGGCACAAATAACACATATCCCCTCTATGCTGTGGAACGGCAAGTTGCATGGCTGACAGGCTTGGACACAATGGGTACACTCACTCACCTGATTTGTCTGGCTGCTTAGGTAAGGTTCATAGTCTTCATCGTTTACTCCATCCTTCTGATGCATTGATCCGTTTTgcactggagaaaaaaaaatggtTCTTAGGTTATTCTTTAGATGTGATATAACCAAAAAGGTCTCTCGGCTAAAATAAACCATTGTGTTTAACAGATCTATAAACTAATAATGAACAGCTGATAAACCCCCTTATATTGCCTTTAAGTAGTTGGGGTAGAACAACACCCAATAATATGACAGGCACAGTGGTGTATAGGTATATTTGGTTAGTTGACCTACTTTTGACTGATGACACCAGGTCACCAAAATGTGGTGGAAGAGTGATGAAAGCAGTGATTTAATTACACTCTTTTGTTATCACAGTTTTCACAAAGCATTTCCTTAGTCAGACAACAGTTTGACTGCCATCAAACTCCACAACAACCATGCAATAGTAAAATAATACAGTGACGGGAATACCTTTATTTCCTTGTCCTTTGGGTCTCTGACATCAGAATGGGCAAGtgcaaaaaaaagagagaaaagagatgcaTCAGATTTAGCATATTAGGTCAATGTTTGATAGGGAGAAGAGTGATGGTAGCATTCATGCAAGGTGAGCTAGGCCTTAGGCTACTGAATTACAAACAATGATTCTATACCAGTGGCTGTATATCAAACAAACATTTTAAACACATTCAGCCCTAGACTAGTTTATAGACCTACGGCTTCCTTGTGATTATTGACCGGATGTCAAACGCCCACTGGCATCCAGTAAACGTGCCGCATAGTACAGAATACAGCAACCGGCTGGAGCTTGTTGCCACCGCTGCGCAGCCGGTAGGCTACTCCAAGGTTCGGCCTACATAGCAGCTAATAGCTATCATATATCAAATACTTTTGCCTATGTTATATGGCATGCCTACCACACTGAATGATAGCAGCTGACAAAACGGTTGACAATTCTCAAACTGCAACTACAAACATTTCACGACAGTGGGTTGTCAACAATAAGCACCTGATCGACTGTGGTTGCAGACATCCTCCAGGAGCCGAAACGGATTTCTGTTTGCGACTGTCCACGGTTTCTCCTGCTTCTGCACTCCGGTATTTTTCTCAGCTCGTCTCGGGTTATCCAATCTCTGTATGTAGAGGCGGTGTTTTTCTCCAGTCGTCAGATCTTTCCCTGCAATATTTTCTCGAGCGCCGAGGATCGCGACTTTGTATCTGTCTGTGGTATTAAATGTTTCCGATCTAGTTGACGTTCGGTTACAATGTATCACTTACTCTGAAACTGCCAGATTGGAATATCCCTTACTCTATTCCACAATGGCGGATGGGCTATTATGCCGCGTTCACAAGCttgtcggaactaggaaacttggaaatgtccgacttgctaactggttgtagttatacacgtgccGCGTTCAACTAAATAGCAAGTCGGACATttccgagtttcctagttccgactagcataTGAACGCGGCATCTATCTCGCTTCCGTTCTATTGCTCCATGACCTTCCGCCTGTGACGCTCTGAGCCATGTTACTACAGACTGACAGTCACATTTCACATGATATGTCTCAGAAGATTTACCCTTTACTCTACAATACAACATACGTTTGTTTCCCTTGTTAAAATAAATTATGTGTTCACTGTGATGTGACAAACTGTGTCACTTCAGgcatatctgtccctgtctgccTGCTCAATATAATCTGAAACGGTCTCTCTGCGAAGCAGACCATTAGGCTATATGGAATGCCCTGCCTAAAGATCACTGTCGTGTGACATTTTCATTGCAAATTACATTCATGGAAGGATTACTTTAATAATTTGCCTACCAGCACATACAGGTCTCCTCTCATGGACTTGAATGGcatcctttttattttattttttatctttatttaactaggcaagtcagttaagaacaaattcttattttcaatgatggcctaagaacaggtaaactgcctgttcaggggcaggacgacagatttgtaccttgtcagctcggggatttgaatttgcaacctttcagttactagtccaacacactaggctaccctgccgcccaattCCTTGAATGTAAAAAGAATGTTCCTGATTTATAAATTGTAGACTATTGTGGATAGATGGGTAGGTGCAATAGCCTTTCTCAAGGTTTGCCACATACAGAGAGTTTGGGAGTTATGTCCTTAAAAAAGGAAAATTAACCCAGGGTGCATgctacaatatatattttttaagtgcaTTCCATTTGTGGACCACTTTTCATGTACACAGACATACTAATGTATTGGGGACCTCTATTGTATGCATCTGTCAACATTgaagtggcggtaatgcaccataaaGTTGGATGCCAACCGCTGACAAAACCCCCACCAAAGAAGAAGATCTGGCAAAGTTGGTCTTCTCGCGATATTTCCGTAGTGTGTGGTGAAGTCTGAGATATGGCAGCCGTCGCCCTGAAGTCCTGTCGCAAAGGACTGCCTCACATTTTGAGGGATGGAGCAGTCGCTACTCTCTTGCCAAAGGCTTTGGGAGGTGAGTATGGTACTACGGTTCGATGTGTGCCGTTTCACGGGAAAATTTACAGGCTTCGTTTATAAAAAACAAATAGAGGAGGGGGTGTGGCAGAGGCGGCACTAGGTACCACAGCCACAGTCATAAACCcagcctatttctacaatttatcttcttaaaataaTTTAAAACTTCATCATAACCTATGCCTAACCCTATCCTTAAATTAAGCAACTTTTTGTTTTCATAAATGATTACGGTCTAGCCAAATTTTGACTTCGTGGCTGTGGCAACTTGTGACAACCCAGCGGCAGAACCCGTCATCTGAATGTATTTGTTTGCTCAAACACATATAAACTGCGCAGCCCTTGCATATTCTTAGATATTGCACAATCAATGCAGGTAAGGAATGGGCGCGTTCGAGCGTATCACTTTTGTCAACACGTTGACCAACGGTCACAGCCATTAACAATGTGTGGCAATATGGGTATAAAAATAGTCCTGACTTGCTACTACATGTCGACTGCATGACCTTTACAACAaccatgtgatcaaaggtcatgaaCTTTCGACTGCAGTTCCTTCTTACAAACTGCAGTCAGAAACAAAGCAGTGTGGAAGAcaatggcaggtagcctattgtttagagtgttggactagtaactggaaggttgcaagatcgaatccctgagttgacattTAGGGAAGTAATACCCCCTCTGGGGGTTAAAGTTGAATTGGAACTATAATCATATTCAAGAGGTTGTGATTTTGTTTCACATAAGGATCACTTAATGAGTCCATTTTGTAATGTTAAGGAAATGTGTAAATGACCAATAACATGTGCTGCTGCAGAATAAACAAACCACACATGCTGATGCACTTTATTTCCTCATTGCCATCATATAACTACATTATCTACATTTCTGAATCATCACTTAACCCACTAggctatcattgaaaataagaatgtgttcttaactgacttgcctagttaaagaaaggtaaAACAACCCTATTCTGATTTTTGGAAGTAAAAGGCGTTACAGTGCGttagaaaagtattcagaccccttccctttttccacattttgctacgttacaaccttattctaaagttgaataaatagttttttccctcatcaatctacaaccaatatcccatcatgacaaagcaaaaccatgtttttagaaattcttggcatttttattacaaataaaacaacagaaataccttatttacataagtattcagaccctttgctatgatactcaaaATTGACCTCagatacatcctgtttccattgatcatccttgagatgtttctacagcttgattggagtccacctgtggtaaattcaattgattggacatgatttggaaaggcacacatctgtctatataaaggttccacagttgacagtgcaaaaaccaagccatgagtttgaaggaattgtccgtagagctccgagacaggattgtttcaaggcacagctctggggaagggtaatatttatttatcctttattttaccaggtaagttgactgagaacacattctcatttgcagcaacgacctggggaatagtaacaggggagaggagggggatgaatgagccaattgtaaactggggattattaggtgaccgtgatgaaAACAACTACATCGACcatgatcctttgctagttaCGACCACTTTCGCCATGATCCTTAACAAAAAATGTTTTGGTCCATTCAGCAATATGGCCAGATATATTCGAGAAAGGAGAACACCAGAATCCCATTGGGCAATGAATGGAGGAACATGTAACACCTTACCCATCAGACTGTCGACCAATCACGTTCACCTTGTCATGCTGTGTCACACGGTTGCTAAGCGAACCGTCACGTAATCCCTTCTGAAAGTCAGGGTATGAGTCGAGTCCTTGCCCCAGAATCGCCCAGAATGGACCACACGGCCCATTGATGACGCATGGGCAATGTACACAATGGGCGTTAATATGATTCCAAGGGAGTTTTACATCTCCTCAAAAGTAATCTCTGATATGGCGTGCTTTCCATCGGAAAACGGGGATGACGTACATCAGCGCTATCACCATTTACTGGATTTAATGTCTGTGGTTAGCACAGTCCCCCAGTGTAAAGTGCAGGAGTAGCTTCTTTttgccatagagaatgatagaggcctcaaGTAGCCAAAAGGCTGCCTTAGCATGGGCAGAGCCATTGAGAGCTTTCACCGTTTTGATTGAAGTCAAACTGAGTGGGATTTCCAACTTCATTgtgaccctgttggagtcatgtccaaccTGGACGGATCAGCCAATCATGAAGAAAACTGACTCcttcaaaatggagattgcctcaatggtgctgcccatgctttCAGAGacactataatggcacagatacaaagatgagtcctctagcTCTATGGTATTTACACACTTG is drawn from Oncorhynchus tshawytscha isolate Ot180627B linkage group LG29, Otsh_v2.0, whole genome shotgun sequence and contains these coding sequences:
- the LOC112227491 gene encoding YTH domain-containing family protein 3-like, whose amino-acid sequence is MSATTVDQRPKGQGNKVQNGSMHQKDGVNDEDYEPYLSSQTNQNNSYPPMSDPYMPSYYAPSIGFPYSLGEAPWSTAGDPPMPYLTTYGQMSNGEHHFIPDGVFSQPGALGNTPPFLSQHGFNFFPGNADYSTWGTSVSQGQSTQSNAYSNSYGYTPSSLGRAITDGQAGFSSDAQLSKVPVLSSIEQGMTGLKLGTDMGAAVTKTVGSPLGGMSSMAANSMPPLVSSSAPKPTSWAAIARKPAKPQPKVKPKATMGMGGPTIPPPPIKHNMNIGTWDDKGSLNKPPLAQTMMPPQTMVQQTLMGQPLLQSPLPHQHQPQHQPQHQPQHQHQHQQHHQPFQLQSLQPPHPHQHPHPHQNFSSQPGHPQPMHQHQHSQLPPQNRWVAPRNRGTFNQGGAEGFGMGVGGVSLSASPCSGEVHPVLEKLRALNNYNPKDFDWNLKNGRVFIIKSYSEDDIHRSIKYSIWCSTEHGNKRLDGAYRSLGAKGPLYLLFSVNGSGHFCGVAEMRSPVDYNSYAGVWSQDKWKGKFEVKWAFVKDVPNNQLRHIRLENNDNKPVTNSRDTQEVPLEKAKQVLKIIATFKHTTSIFDDFAHYENRQEEEEALRRERNRNQQ